The DNA region GGCCGGCGCGGTGATGTGGTACGCGTCGGCGCTGGCGCCGTAGCCGGCCAGCTCCGCGTAGATCCGCGCGCCGCGCGCGCGGGCGTGCTCGTACTCCTCGAGCACCAGCAGGCCGGCGCCCTCGCCGGCCACGAAGCCGTCGCGCCCCTTGTCGAACGGGCGGCTCGCCTGCTCCGGCGCGTCGTTGCGCTCCGAGAGCGCCCGGGCCGCGCAGAAGCCGCCGATTCCGAGCGGCGTGATGGTGGCCTCGCAGCCGCCCGCGATGATCACGTCGGCGAGGCCGCGCTCGATGTAGAGCATCGCGTCGCCGATGGAGTGGTTGCCGGTGGCGCAGGCCGACACCGGCGAGAAGTTCGGGCCCTGCATCCCGTACTTCATGCTGATCTGGCCCGGGGCCAGGTTGATGATGAGCGACGGGATGAAGAACGGGCCGATCTTGCGGACGCCCTTCTCCAGCAGCGTCTTGTGCTCGTCCTCGATGGTGCCGAGGCCGCCGATGCCCGCGCCGACGATGGCGCCGACGCGCACCGGGTCCTCCTTCGACATGTCGAGGCCCGAGTCCTTCATGGCCATGTCGGCGGCGGCCAGCGCGAACTGGATGAAGCGGTCGTTCCGGCGGG from Anaeromyxobacter dehalogenans 2CP-C includes:
- the fabF gene encoding beta-ketoacyl-ACP synthase II, which codes for MSRRRVVVTGLGLVSPVGIGVEESWSALVAGKSGIGPITLFDASTYPTRIAGEVKAFDPTRFMDRKEARRNDRFIQFALAAADMAMKDSGLDMSKEDPVRVGAIVGAGIGGLGTIEDEHKTLLEKGVRKIGPFFIPSLIINLAPGQISMKYGMQGPNFSPVSACATGNHSIGDAMLYIERGLADVIIAGGCEATITPLGIGGFCAARALSERNDAPEQASRPFDKGRDGFVAGEGAGLLVLEEYEHARARGARIYAELAGYGASADAYHITAPAEGGEGGARAVRMALQDAGVAPEQVGYVNTHGTSTPVGDVAECQGIKRVFGEHAKKGLMVSSTKSMTGHLLGGAGGLEAVVTVLAISRGVLPPTINVVEQDPECDLDVIPNTAREVRVDVAVSNSFGFGGTNAVVLFKRV